One Enterococcus silesiacus genomic window carries:
- a CDS encoding amino acid ABC transporter ATP-binding protein: MKNTPTNKELYEKDQWVKPFLKKYKGLLYLALILGFLTFFSAGALMFNSGYLISRAASLPENILMIYIPIVLTRAFGISRPVFRYIERLVSHNWVLKMTSDLRLKLYLVLEKDAIFFKSKYQTGDILGLLSEDINHLQNLYLRTIFPTVIAWLLYIFIIIGLGLFSWWFGLCMLLMLGVVIFLLPLISVLVNGARQEKQKVSKNELYKTLTDNILGVSDWVFSQRGQEFVHSYEKDEAKLRQLDEKIKRFNRFRDFVLQVAFGVITVAILAWTSVRFPGNHGGAANWIAAFTLTVFPLIDAFAPLPDAAQETNIYKDSIKRLNDLPEPEEVNVVPQDVTITDTEIKISDVSFSYEGTSKRVLADLNLTIHSKEKLAILGRSGSGKSTLATLIRGDLEPDKGTITLGGIKTAEFGDQITKSIGVIHQAPYLFRTTILNNVRIGREEASEEDVWQVLDKVGLKEMIEGLPEGLLTMVDEAGLRFSGGERHRLALARILLQDTPVVLLDEPTTGLDPITEQQLLDTFFDTLKDKTIIWITHHLQGVHMMDRVIFIEDGQLEMSGSPQELLATNLHYQQLYAIDRGMNKN; encoded by the coding sequence ATGAAAAATACCCCAACAAATAAAGAATTATACGAAAAAGATCAATGGGTCAAGCCTTTCTTGAAAAAGTATAAAGGCTTGTTGTATCTAGCCTTGATTTTAGGCTTTTTAACCTTTTTTAGTGCAGGTGCTTTGATGTTTAACTCGGGTTATTTAATTAGCCGAGCAGCGTCACTTCCAGAAAATATTTTGATGATTTATATTCCAATCGTATTAACACGTGCCTTTGGGATCAGTCGTCCAGTTTTTCGTTATATCGAGCGTTTAGTCAGTCATAACTGGGTGTTGAAAATGACGTCTGACTTGCGTTTGAAGCTTTACCTGGTTTTAGAGAAAGATGCAATTTTCTTTAAATCAAAATACCAAACGGGTGATATTTTAGGTTTGTTATCAGAAGATATCAATCACTTGCAGAATTTATATTTGCGTACGATTTTCCCAACAGTGATCGCTTGGTTGTTATATATCTTCATCATTATTGGACTAGGTTTGTTTTCATGGTGGTTTGGGTTATGCATGTTATTGATGTTAGGTGTGGTGATTTTTCTACTACCTTTGATTTCAGTTTTAGTGAATGGCGCTAGACAGGAAAAACAAAAAGTGTCTAAAAATGAATTATACAAAACACTGACAGATAATATCTTAGGTGTTTCTGATTGGGTATTTAGTCAGCGTGGACAGGAATTTGTTCACTCCTATGAAAAAGATGAAGCGAAGTTACGTCAGTTAGATGAAAAAATCAAACGTTTTAATCGTTTTCGTGATTTTGTGTTGCAGGTTGCCTTTGGTGTCATTACTGTCGCAATTTTAGCTTGGACGAGTGTTCGTTTTCCTGGCAATCATGGTGGAGCAGCTAACTGGATCGCAGCATTTACATTGACGGTATTCCCATTGATTGATGCTTTTGCCCCGCTGCCTGATGCAGCGCAAGAAACAAATATCTATAAAGATTCGATCAAACGCTTGAACGATTTACCTGAACCAGAAGAAGTAAATGTTGTGCCACAAGATGTGACGATCACAGATACAGAAATCAAAATCAGTGATGTATCATTTTCTTATGAAGGAACATCTAAACGAGTTTTAGCAGACCTGAATTTGACGATTCACTCAAAAGAGAAATTAGCGATTTTGGGACGTAGTGGTTCAGGAAAAAGTACCTTGGCAACGTTGATCCGTGGCGATTTAGAGCCTGATAAAGGAACGATTACTTTAGGTGGAATTAAAACGGCTGAGTTTGGTGATCAAATCACGAAATCAATTGGTGTGATTCACCAAGCGCCTTATCTTTTCAGAACAACAATCTTGAATAACGTCCGAATTGGGCGAGAAGAAGCTTCAGAAGAAGACGTTTGGCAAGTGTTGGATAAGGTTGGGTTAAAGGAAATGATCGAAGGATTGCCTGAAGGATTACTGACAATGGTGGACGAAGCAGGTTTGCGTTTTTCTGGTGGTGAACGTCATCGGTTGGCATTGGCTCGTATTTTACTTCAAGACACACCCGTTGTATTATTAGATGAACCAACGACTGGTCTGGATCCAATTACAGAACAACAATTATTAGATACATTTTTTGATACGTTAAAGGATAAAACGATTATTTGGATCACCCATCATCTTCAAGGTGTTCATATGATGGATCGAGTGATCTTCATTGAAGATGGTCAACTAGAAATGAGTGGTTCACCGCAAGAATTGTTAGCGACGAATCTTCATTATCAACAATTGTATGCAATCGATCGAGGCATGAACAAGAATTGA
- a CDS encoding farnesyl pyrophosphate synthetase: MNDFWKEFPIIQQQLNETCELIKHQVKIRNKEIEAALIELTYSGGKLLRPAFFFLFAQIGDEQKQDHKQLIKIAASIEILHMATLIHDDIIDDSPLRRGAVTLQSRYGKDIAVYTGDLLFTEFFELLAETMNGSDFLHTNASAMKRLLLGELDQMHTRYKKDMTISDYLRSINGKTAELFSLSCLEGAHFGHACAEVQRLAKRIGRHIGIAFQVYDDILDYTADVKTLKKPVLEDLAQGVYTLPLIFAMQKAPERFAVYLEKGATITDVQAAETAKLVHELDGVNDAKTFAKRVTEKALDDIKKLPECLGKEQLTLLTEMLLQRSY, translated from the coding sequence ATGAATGATTTTTGGAAAGAATTTCCTATTATCCAACAACAATTAAATGAAACTTGTGAACTGATCAAACATCAAGTTAAAATACGAAACAAAGAAATTGAAGCAGCTTTGATCGAACTAACCTATTCAGGCGGAAAATTACTGCGCCCTGCTTTCTTTTTTTTATTTGCTCAAATCGGCGATGAGCAAAAACAAGATCATAAACAATTGATCAAAATCGCTGCTTCGATCGAAATTCTGCATATGGCGACATTAATTCACGATGATATCATCGATGACTCACCACTGCGTAGAGGAGCCGTTACGCTTCAATCCCGCTATGGTAAAGATATTGCTGTTTACACAGGAGATTTATTGTTTACTGAATTTTTTGAATTACTTGCTGAAACGATGAATGGCTCTGATTTTCTACATACAAACGCTTCTGCGATGAAACGATTACTACTTGGTGAATTAGATCAAATGCATACACGCTACAAAAAAGACATGACTATTTCCGACTACTTACGCAGCATCAATGGAAAAACAGCTGAATTATTCTCTTTAAGCTGTCTGGAAGGCGCTCATTTTGGCCATGCTTGTGCAGAAGTACAGCGCTTAGCAAAGCGAATTGGTCGCCATATCGGCATTGCTTTTCAAGTCTATGATGACATCTTAGACTATACAGCAGATGTAAAAACCTTGAAAAAACCTGTTTTAGAAGATTTAGCACAAGGAGTCTACACGTTGCCTTTGATTTTTGCCATGCAAAAAGCGCCAGAACGCTTCGCTGTTTATTTAGAAAAAGGTGCTACTATCACAGACGTACAAGCCGCTGAAACAGCCAAACTCGTTCACGAGCTAGACGGAGTCAACGACGCCAAAACATTTGCAAAACGTGTCACTGAAAAAGCATTGGACGATATCAAAAAATTACCTGAGTGTTTAGGAAAAGAACAACTAACTTTACTGACAGAAATGTTACTACAGCGTTCATACTAA
- a CDS encoding 1,4-dihydroxy-2-naphthoate prenyltransferase, whose translation MNREVFFELVELKAKTASVLPFLLGICFSWYHYGSLHLGYVLIYFIAMFIFNMAVDILDNYNDYHHAKEGHDYKEKTNIIGRENLSLSMIRRWIIWMVAISALMGIGLSMIVGWPLLWLGLYCYLIGIFYSSGPKPLSSLPLGEFFSGFTMGFMIMLICVYINTFDSFQWTVSNIGSIFLVSLPNTCLIANLMLANNICDLEEDEMNHRFTLVHYLGKKVSIGLFVGLIVIAFASIVLSVVLGLTPITMLLTLLVLPFIWKQTKLFLNEQVKTKTFICAIRILAVGALAQVVFFAIGLWLK comes from the coding sequence TTGAATAGAGAAGTTTTTTTTGAATTAGTTGAACTAAAAGCAAAAACAGCCAGTGTTTTACCTTTTCTTTTAGGCATTTGTTTTAGTTGGTACCATTATGGAAGTTTACATTTAGGGTATGTTCTTATTTATTTTATTGCGATGTTTATTTTCAATATGGCTGTTGATATTTTAGATAACTATAATGATTACCATCATGCCAAAGAAGGGCATGATTATAAAGAGAAGACGAATATTATTGGACGGGAAAATCTATCCTTGTCGATGATTCGCCGCTGGATCATTTGGATGGTGGCCATTTCCGCATTGATGGGTATTGGTCTGTCGATGATTGTCGGTTGGCCGTTGTTATGGCTAGGACTTTATTGCTACTTGATTGGAATCTTTTATTCTTCTGGACCTAAACCATTATCAAGCTTGCCTTTAGGTGAATTCTTTTCAGGATTTACGATGGGCTTTATGATCATGTTGATTTGTGTCTATATCAATACATTTGATTCTTTTCAGTGGACAGTGAGTAATATCGGCAGTATCTTTTTGGTGTCATTGCCTAATACCTGTTTGATCGCTAATTTAATGTTGGCCAATAATATTTGTGATTTAGAAGAAGACGAAATGAATCATCGGTTTACCTTAGTTCATTATTTAGGGAAGAAAGTATCGATTGGTCTGTTTGTCGGATTGATCGTGATTGCATTTGCATCGATCGTGTTGAGTGTTGTTTTAGGTTTAACGCCGATTACGATGTTATTGACATTGCTTGTTCTGCCATTTATTTGGAAACAAACAAAGCTATTTCTAAACGAACAGGTCAAAACAAAGACATTTATTTGCGCCATAAGAATTTTAGCAGTCGGAGCACTTGCACAAGTTGTATTTTTTGCCATAGGATTGTGGCTTAAATAA
- a CDS encoding NADH dehydrogenase — protein sequence MSKHVVILGAGYAGLRALHELQKGNSELKITLVDQNDYHFEATDIHEVAAGIQTSERITYPIKDVVKSACTTFVQGRVEKIDSENQLVHLKDQEAISYDYLIVALGYESESFGIPGVEEFSLKMVDIPTSEKVYQHLTEQMKAYKETKDENCLKIVVCGAGFTGIELLGSLHEGKKKLAEIAGVEPEKIQLYCVEAVTRLLPMFSEKLGGYGIDHLKKWGVNFLVGKPIKEIKQDTVVYLDNAETNELNELQAKTIIWTTGVSGSHVVGDSGFAAKRGRVMVNPDLTDADHNNVYIIGDCSAVMDKESNRPYPTTAQISLKMGEHAGKNIKAQLKGEATKEFTFKSLGSVASIGNSHAFGEVGKIEVKGYPASVIKKAIMDRSLFETGGIKEMLAKGRFDFYR from the coding sequence ATGAGTAAGCACGTCGTTATTTTGGGCGCTGGCTATGCCGGTTTAAGAGCGCTCCATGAGTTACAAAAAGGCAACAGTGAATTGAAAATCACATTGGTCGATCAAAATGATTATCACTTTGAAGCAACAGATATCCATGAAGTTGCAGCGGGGATTCAAACATCGGAAAGAATCACATATCCAATCAAAGATGTTGTAAAATCAGCATGTACAACGTTTGTACAAGGTAGAGTGGAAAAAATCGATAGTGAAAACCAACTGGTTCATTTGAAAGATCAAGAAGCGATTTCTTATGATTATTTGATCGTAGCATTAGGATACGAATCAGAATCATTCGGCATACCTGGTGTTGAAGAATTTTCATTAAAAATGGTCGACATTCCGACATCAGAAAAAGTGTATCAACATCTAACAGAACAAATGAAAGCTTATAAAGAAACCAAAGACGAAAATTGTCTGAAAATCGTTGTCTGTGGTGCTGGTTTTACCGGAATCGAATTATTAGGTTCATTACATGAAGGTAAGAAAAAACTAGCTGAAATCGCTGGTGTTGAACCTGAAAAAATCCAATTATACTGTGTTGAAGCGGTAACTCGTTTATTGCCAATGTTTAGTGAAAAGCTTGGTGGTTACGGCATCGATCATTTGAAAAAATGGGGTGTTAATTTCTTAGTTGGAAAACCAATTAAAGAAATTAAACAAGATACTGTTGTTTATTTGGACAATGCAGAAACAAATGAATTAAATGAGTTGCAAGCTAAAACAATCATCTGGACAACTGGTGTTAGCGGAAGTCATGTTGTTGGTGATTCTGGTTTTGCAGCGAAACGTGGGCGTGTGATGGTTAACCCTGATTTAACAGATGCAGATCACAACAACGTTTATATTATTGGTGACTGTTCTGCTGTAATGGATAAAGAATCAAATCGTCCTTATCCAACAACTGCACAAATTTCACTTAAAATGGGTGAGCATGCAGGTAAAAATATCAAAGCGCAATTAAAAGGTGAGGCTACTAAAGAATTTACCTTTAAATCATTAGGTTCTGTTGCTTCAATCGGCAATAGCCATGCCTTTGGTGAAGTCGGAAAAATCGAAGTTAAGGGCTATCCAGCTTCTGTGATCAAAAAGGCGATTATGGATCGTTCGTTATTTGAAACAGGTGGAATCAAAGAAATGTTGGCTAAAGGTCGCTTTGATTTTTATCGTTAA
- a CDS encoding sodium:proton antiporter, with the protein MKKKLSVKEALLVFLSLLLIISICVIGVGMSPIFPVLCALGLLIAWSKWRGASWDKIHEGIVEGVKTGIVPMVIFILIGALIAVWIASGVIPTMMYAGFSVISTKIFLPSAFVSCAVVGISIGSAFTTVSTIGLALMGMGISMGFNSAILAGAIISGAVFGDKMSPLSDTTNLASAVAGADLFKHIKNMMWTTVPAFVISFILYAILGFQTKIGQTDLETKQFLEVLQANFAISWWAVLPILLLVVCSIKRVPAIASLLVTILVSSVMYMFQTKNVDLKQLSTILENGFVSETGMEQIDALLTRGGIQSMMWSVSLILLTLSLGGLLMKMDVITVLMAPLAHKLKSTGSLVAATVFSGALANVMIGEQYLSIILPGRAFKESYDQADLAPEVLSRALEDSGTVLNSLIPWGVSGVFMASTLQVSTLEYAPFSFFILLCPILSILSGITGIGINRQSSSEINN; encoded by the coding sequence ATGAAAAAAAAATTAAGTGTTAAAGAAGCATTACTTGTATTTTTGTCATTATTATTAATTATCAGTATTTGTGTGATTGGCGTCGGGATGAGTCCGATTTTTCCAGTTCTATGTGCATTAGGATTGTTGATTGCCTGGAGTAAGTGGCGTGGGGCTTCTTGGGATAAAATCCATGAAGGAATCGTCGAAGGGGTCAAAACAGGGATCGTGCCGATGGTCATCTTTATTTTGATTGGTGCTTTGATTGCAGTCTGGATTGCAAGTGGTGTCATTCCAACAATGATGTATGCCGGTTTTTCAGTTATCAGTACCAAAATCTTCTTACCTTCTGCCTTTGTTAGTTGTGCAGTTGTCGGGATTTCGATTGGAAGTGCCTTTACCACCGTTTCAACAATTGGTTTGGCTTTGATGGGGATGGGTATTTCAATGGGCTTTAACTCTGCTATACTAGCCGGAGCAATTATTTCAGGTGCTGTTTTTGGCGATAAAATGTCGCCACTTTCTGATACGACGAATTTAGCTTCGGCTGTTGCTGGAGCAGATTTATTTAAACACATTAAAAATATGATGTGGACGACGGTCCCAGCTTTTGTTATTTCGTTTATTTTATACGCAATACTTGGATTTCAAACGAAAATTGGACAGACTGATTTAGAAACAAAACAGTTTTTAGAAGTGTTGCAAGCTAATTTTGCCATTAGCTGGTGGGCGGTCTTACCGATTTTATTACTTGTGGTATGTTCAATCAAACGGGTGCCGGCGATCGCTTCATTGTTAGTAACAATTTTGGTTTCTAGTGTTATGTACATGTTTCAAACAAAAAACGTTGATTTGAAACAATTAAGCACAATTTTAGAAAATGGTTTTGTTTCAGAAACTGGAATGGAGCAAATCGATGCTTTGTTGACTAGAGGTGGTATTCAAAGTATGATGTGGTCAGTTTCATTGATTCTACTGACATTGTCACTAGGCGGACTGTTAATGAAAATGGATGTAATCACAGTATTAATGGCCCCCCTTGCTCATAAATTGAAGTCAACTGGTAGTTTGGTTGCAGCAACGGTGTTTAGTGGAGCTCTGGCCAATGTGATGATTGGTGAGCAGTATCTATCAATCATTCTTCCAGGTCGAGCATTTAAAGAAAGCTATGATCAAGCAGACCTTGCGCCAGAAGTCCTTTCAAGAGCTTTGGAAGATTCTGGAACTGTTTTAAATTCATTGATTCCATGGGGGGTGAGTGGTGTGTTTATGGCGAGCACCTTACAAGTTTCTACCTTGGAGTATGCACCCTTTAGTTTCTTTATCCTATTGTGTCCGATATTATCGATCCTTTCAGGAATAACTGGCATTGGTATCAACAGACAATCATCCAGTGAAATAAACAATTAA
- a CDS encoding cell division protein FtsK yields the protein MAQKRKSAKKKKTKKQQQQQEHLNFIFLGIFFIFFGLFGLLKLGFLGTLIANGLRVVIGNTFSVAAILLMLYGLSLVIFGKEFPIKKSRPIIGGVFVYLGVLLFLQAYMFRNVGTQTPDILGTTWEFLRMDLKASTVVQNVGGGMIGAALYSLTFFLVAQFGSYLIAGLLVAIGVFLISMLDFQQVINGLQLIREKLSGLTAKSEERQAEKEAKRAEKRAAKQAKMEQMAQERLKNDVRELTPGEKLAQEAREQEEKDMQEPEQLTLVPIDSFQSQAEAQPAVQQKVVAEPEMDEGGELDFEISEEAEDRDYELPPSTLLDSIPSADQSGEYQKIEKNIGVLEQTFKSFGVDAKVVKASLGPAVTKFEIQPAVGVKVSKIVSLTDDIALALAAKDVRMEAPIPGKSLIGIEVPNSTVSTVSFRDIIEAQPSHPDKLLEVPLGRDISGMVQSADLAKMPHLLIAGSTGSGKSVAINGIISSLLMRAKPHEVKLMMIDPKMVELNVYNGIPHLLTPVVTNPRKAAQALQKVVQEMEFRYEKFAATGVRNISGYNELVIQKNLEDGENRPILPFIVVIVDELADLMMVASNEVEDAIIRLAQMARAAGIHMILATQRPSVDVITGIIKANVPSRMAFAVSSGTDSRTIIDSNGAEKLLGRGDMLFLPMGENKPIRVQGAFISDHEVERIVAFVTEQQEADYQESMMPTEEETAGGGSEASQDELYEEAKALVVEMQTASISLLQRRFRIGYNRAARLVDELEAHGVIGPSEGSKPRKVFLEPATESEPMDHGLE from the coding sequence ATGGCACAAAAACGGAAAAGTGCAAAAAAGAAAAAAACAAAAAAACAACAACAGCAGCAAGAACATCTTAATTTCATTTTTCTCGGTATCTTTTTTATCTTCTTTGGATTATTTGGACTATTAAAATTAGGATTTCTTGGCACTTTAATTGCCAATGGGTTACGTGTAGTGATAGGAAATACATTTTCAGTAGCAGCAATTTTATTGATGCTTTATGGCCTTTCTTTAGTTATTTTCGGAAAAGAATTTCCTATTAAAAAGAGTCGACCGATCATTGGCGGCGTCTTCGTTTACTTAGGTGTGTTGCTATTTTTGCAAGCGTACATGTTTCGCAATGTTGGCACGCAAACACCAGATATCCTTGGAACTACGTGGGAATTTCTTAGAATGGATCTAAAGGCAAGTACTGTCGTGCAAAATGTCGGCGGTGGAATGATTGGTGCCGCACTATACAGTTTGACATTCTTTTTAGTCGCTCAATTTGGTAGCTATTTGATTGCTGGATTGCTAGTTGCAATCGGTGTATTTTTAATCAGTATGCTTGATTTTCAGCAAGTGATAAATGGCTTACAACTCATTCGGGAAAAACTTAGTGGTTTAACGGCTAAAAGTGAAGAACGTCAGGCCGAAAAAGAAGCTAAGCGAGCAGAAAAACGTGCAGCTAAACAAGCCAAAATGGAACAAATGGCTCAAGAACGTCTGAAAAATGATGTACGGGAATTAACACCCGGTGAAAAATTAGCTCAAGAAGCACGAGAACAAGAAGAGAAAGACATGCAGGAACCAGAACAGTTAACACTGGTTCCAATCGATAGTTTCCAAAGCCAAGCTGAAGCGCAACCTGCTGTACAGCAAAAAGTAGTTGCCGAACCAGAAATGGATGAAGGCGGCGAATTGGATTTTGAGATTTCAGAAGAAGCGGAAGATCGTGATTATGAGCTGCCACCTTCAACCTTATTAGACTCGATTCCATCGGCTGATCAAAGTGGAGAATACCAAAAAATCGAAAAAAATATTGGTGTGCTGGAGCAAACGTTCAAAAGCTTTGGTGTCGATGCAAAAGTTGTAAAAGCAAGTCTCGGACCTGCTGTAACGAAGTTTGAAATTCAACCAGCTGTGGGTGTTAAAGTGAGTAAAATCGTTAGCTTGACTGATGATATCGCCTTAGCACTTGCTGCTAAAGACGTACGGATGGAAGCGCCGATCCCAGGGAAATCACTGATTGGGATCGAAGTACCAAACAGCACTGTAAGTACCGTCTCATTTAGAGACATTATTGAGGCACAACCAAGTCATCCAGATAAATTATTGGAAGTACCGCTTGGACGAGATATTTCAGGGATGGTTCAATCCGCTGATTTAGCCAAAATGCCTCATTTACTGATTGCCGGATCAACTGGTAGTGGGAAGTCTGTTGCAATCAATGGCATTATCTCAAGTCTCTTAATGAGAGCAAAACCTCATGAAGTAAAACTGATGATGATTGATCCAAAAATGGTCGAACTAAATGTCTATAATGGGATTCCCCATCTGTTGACACCAGTCGTGACCAATCCAAGGAAAGCCGCACAAGCTTTGCAAAAAGTGGTGCAGGAAATGGAATTTCGTTATGAAAAATTTGCAGCTACTGGGGTTCGGAATATTTCTGGCTACAATGAATTAGTGATTCAAAAGAACCTGGAAGATGGCGAAAACCGTCCAATCTTGCCGTTTATTGTGGTGATCGTTGACGAGTTAGCCGACTTGATGATGGTTGCTAGTAACGAAGTAGAGGATGCAATCATCCGCTTGGCACAAATGGCTCGAGCAGCTGGTATCCATATGATTTTAGCGACACAACGTCCTAGTGTGGATGTTATTACAGGGATCATCAAAGCAAACGTACCTTCAAGAATGGCTTTTGCTGTTTCAAGCGGAACTGATTCACGAACGATTATTGACAGTAATGGAGCGGAGAAACTTTTAGGACGTGGCGACATGTTGTTCTTGCCAATGGGTGAGAACAAACCGATCCGTGTGCAAGGTGCGTTTATTTCTGACCATGAGGTTGAACGAATCGTTGCTTTTGTAACGGAACAACAAGAAGCAGATTATCAGGAAAGTATGATGCCAACAGAAGAAGAAACAGCTGGTGGTGGTAGTGAAGCTTCCCAAGATGAACTGTATGAAGAAGCCAAAGCTTTGGTTGTAGAAATGCAGACAGCAAGTATATCCTTACTGCAAAGACGGTTTAGAATCGGTTATAACCGAGCGGCCCGTTTGGTTGATGAATTAGAAGCTCATGGTGTGATTGGGCCATCAGAAGGCAGTAAACCAAGAAAAGTATTTCTTGAACCTGCAACAGAATCTGAACCAATGGATCATGGGCTTGAGTAA
- a CDS encoding GntR family transcriptional regulator, which produces MRRKSVLYLDVAEQIKADIMNGTYPVGSLLPTEAELERLFEVSKITVRRAIELLSSEELVEKKSGKGTTVLSNRPYNKLSKAGTFTEYLNDSGQKVAKKILKLETVTLMPDSPIYSCLGATAVKVSRLYTLDEQPYIYFNYYLPTTLVGVPLEDFEQESLYRIMDQHGIEIVKFEDSFQTIELTSEQQEILATSEKNGLKRIRKSMGLSGKIVEFSEAIYNTALYPYVIEYEA; this is translated from the coding sequence ATGAGAAGAAAAAGCGTATTATATCTAGATGTTGCAGAACAAATCAAAGCAGATATCATGAATGGTACATATCCTGTGGGTTCATTATTACCAACAGAAGCAGAACTGGAACGATTGTTTGAAGTCAGTAAAATTACTGTCCGCCGGGCAATCGAGCTATTATCTTCAGAAGAATTAGTGGAGAAAAAAAGTGGTAAAGGAACTACGGTTCTAAGTAACCGACCTTACAATAAATTGTCCAAAGCAGGTACCTTTACAGAATATTTGAACGATTCAGGACAAAAAGTTGCAAAGAAGATTTTAAAGTTAGAAACAGTTACGCTAATGCCTGATTCTCCTATTTATTCATGTCTTGGAGCAACAGCGGTCAAAGTATCACGCCTGTACACGTTAGATGAACAGCCTTATATCTATTTTAATTATTATCTACCAACTACTTTGGTGGGTGTTCCATTAGAAGATTTCGAACAGGAATCTTTATATCGCATAATGGATCAACATGGCATCGAAATCGTGAAGTTTGAAGATAGTTTCCAAACGATTGAACTAACCTCTGAACAACAAGAAATCCTAGCTACTTCAGAAAAAAATGGGCTAAAAAGAATTCGCAAATCAATGGGTCTTTCTGGAAAAATCGTTGAGTTTTCAGAAGCAATTTACAATACAGCTCTTTACCCCTATGTCATTGAATACGAAGCTTAA
- a CDS encoding bacitracin ABC transporter ATP-binding protein, which produces MLQVENVSKIYGEEIKYEALKGLNLTVDDSEFIGIMGPSGSGKSTFLNLIATIDQPTSGHILMNGTDPNQLNQEEIAKFRRRELGFIFQSFNLMPTLTVEENIVLPLTLDGEKISVMKKQLNTLADRLGIASLLKKRIAEISGGQAQRVAVARAMIHQPQLLLADEPTGNLDTKSSKDVMQLLKQLNEEEKATILMVTHDPLAASYCKRIVFIKDGELIDEIHHNGNQKRFYDEIMVKLSEIEGVDNEF; this is translated from the coding sequence ATGTTACAAGTCGAAAATGTATCTAAAATATATGGAGAAGAAATTAAATATGAAGCATTAAAAGGTTTAAACTTAACGGTTGATGATAGTGAATTTATTGGTATCATGGGGCCTTCTGGAAGTGGAAAAAGTACTTTTTTAAATCTTATAGCAACGATTGATCAACCAACATCTGGACACATCTTAATGAATGGAACAGACCCGAATCAGTTAAATCAAGAAGAAATCGCAAAATTTAGAAGAAGAGAACTAGGTTTTATTTTTCAAAGTTTCAATTTGATGCCAACCTTAACCGTAGAAGAGAATATTGTTTTACCTTTAACCTTAGACGGTGAAAAAATTTCTGTGATGAAAAAACAATTGAACACTCTAGCTGATCGTTTAGGAATTGCTAGTTTGCTAAAAAAACGGATTGCAGAAATTTCTGGTGGCCAAGCTCAACGTGTAGCAGTAGCTCGTGCGATGATCCATCAACCCCAACTATTATTGGCGGACGAACCGACAGGAAACTTAGATACAAAATCATCGAAAGATGTCATGCAATTATTAAAACAACTAAACGAAGAAGAAAAAGCAACGATCTTAATGGTTACTCACGATCCACTAGCTGCAAGTTATTGCAAGAGAATCGTATTTATCAAAGATGGTGAATTGATTGACGAGATTCATCACAATGGAAATCAAAAGAGGTTTTACGATGAAATCATGGTGAAGCTATCTGAGATTGAAGGTGTCGATAATGAGTTTTAG